One Pseudonocardia abyssalis DNA segment encodes these proteins:
- a CDS encoding NAD(P)/FAD-dependent oxidoreductase has translation MPDDIDVDLLLIGAGPAGLYGAYYAGFRGLRTAVLDAQPQLGGQVSAIYPEKNIYDVAGLPAVRGQQLVDGLASQAAQFDPTYVLGEQAVELERSGQRWTIRTATGRRIHAGAVVITSGVGAVTPRPLPCSAEDFLDRGLRYFVPQLDVLDGKDVVVVGGGDSAVDWALAALPRATSVTLVHRRLQFRAHEHSVQLLRASACRLILDATVNAVRGNGAVDGIEVQAKGEEPEVLPAQVVVAALGFLMNLGPIKDWGLELDGRSIRVDTAMRTNLDGIYAAGDVTTYPGKVKLISVGFGEVATAVNNAAVALDPDASLAPGHSSDALPATSPAAV, from the coding sequence ATGCCCGACGACATCGACGTCGACCTGCTGCTGATCGGCGCCGGCCCGGCCGGCCTGTACGGCGCCTACTACGCGGGCTTCCGCGGGCTCCGCACCGCCGTCCTCGACGCCCAACCGCAGCTCGGTGGACAGGTCAGCGCGATCTACCCCGAGAAGAACATCTACGACGTCGCGGGCCTGCCGGCCGTGCGGGGCCAACAGCTGGTCGACGGCCTGGCCAGCCAGGCCGCGCAGTTCGACCCGACCTACGTCCTGGGTGAGCAGGCGGTGGAGCTGGAGCGCTCCGGGCAGCGGTGGACGATCCGCACGGCCACCGGACGGCGGATCCACGCCGGGGCGGTCGTGATCACCAGCGGGGTGGGCGCGGTGACCCCGCGGCCGCTGCCGTGCTCGGCCGAGGACTTCCTCGACCGCGGGCTGCGCTACTTCGTGCCGCAGCTCGACGTGCTCGACGGCAAGGACGTCGTGGTCGTGGGAGGCGGTGACTCGGCGGTGGACTGGGCGCTCGCGGCGTTGCCCCGCGCCACCTCGGTCACCCTGGTGCACCGTCGCCTGCAGTTCCGCGCGCACGAGCACTCCGTGCAGCTGCTGCGCGCCAGCGCCTGCCGGTTGATCCTCGACGCCACGGTGAACGCGGTGCGGGGCAACGGTGCCGTCGACGGCATCGAGGTCCAGGCGAAGGGCGAGGAGCCGGAGGTGCTCCCGGCCCAGGTCGTGGTCGCGGCGCTGGGCTTCCTGATGAACCTCGGGCCGATCAAGGACTGGGGACTGGAGCTGGACGGCCGGTCCATCCGCGTCGACACCGCCATGCGCACCAACCTGGACGGGATCTACGCCGCCGGTGACGTCACCACCTATCCCGGCAAGGTGAAGCTGATCTCCGTCGGGTTCGGGGAGGTCGCCACGGCGGTCAACAACGCCGCGGTCGCCCTCGACCCCGACGCGTCCCTCGCCCCCGGCCACTCCAGCGACGCCCTCCCCGCCACCTCACCCGCCGCGGTCTGA
- a CDS encoding MlaE family ABC transporter permease, translating into MSAERDNLRLLVDPRLRRAAGAPVRWLDDLGSQMLFFLRTLAWGPRTVRRYKREVIRLLAEVSFGSGALAVIGGTVGVVTAMCFFTGSVVGLQGFAALNQIGAAALTGFITAYFNTREIAPLVSGIALSATVGCGFTAQLGAMRISEEIDAIEVMAVPSLPFLVTTRVVAGLVAVVPIYVIGLVSSYGSSQVVTTLFYGQSAGTYEHYFELFLPPGDVLWSFGKVLLFAVVVIMVHCRAGYTASGGPAGVGVAVGNAVRTSLVAVTLLDLMLSLAIWGSTTTVRIAG; encoded by the coding sequence ATGTCCGCCGAACGCGACAACCTGCGCCTGCTCGTCGACCCGCGGCTGCGGCGTGCTGCCGGTGCCCCCGTCCGGTGGCTGGACGACCTCGGCAGCCAGATGCTGTTCTTCCTGCGGACCCTCGCCTGGGGACCGCGCACCGTGCGGCGCTACAAGCGCGAGGTGATCCGGCTGCTGGCCGAGGTCAGCTTCGGCTCCGGTGCGCTCGCGGTGATCGGCGGCACCGTCGGCGTGGTCACCGCGATGTGCTTCTTCACCGGCAGCGTCGTGGGCCTGCAGGGCTTCGCCGCGCTCAACCAGATCGGTGCCGCGGCGCTGACCGGTTTCATCACCGCCTACTTCAACACTCGCGAGATCGCGCCGCTGGTCTCCGGTATCGCGCTCTCGGCCACCGTCGGCTGCGGCTTCACCGCGCAGCTGGGTGCGATGCGCATCTCCGAGGAGATCGACGCCATCGAGGTGATGGCCGTGCCCAGCCTGCCCTTCCTGGTGACCACCCGCGTCGTCGCCGGTCTGGTCGCGGTGGTCCCGATCTACGTGATCGGGCTGGTGTCCTCCTACGGCTCCTCACAGGTCGTCACGACCCTGTTCTACGGACAGTCGGCCGGCACCTACGAGCACTACTTCGAACTCTTCCTCCCGCCGGGCGACGTGCTCTGGTCCTTCGGAAAGGTCCTCCTCTTCGCGGTGGTGGTGATCATGGTGCACTGCCGGGCGGGCTACACCGCGAGCGGCGGGCCGGCCGGCGTCGGCGTCGCCGTCGGCAACGCGGTGCGCACCTCGCTGGTCGCGGTGACGCTGCTCGACCTGATGCTGAGCCTGGCCATCTGGGGTTCCACGACCACCGTCCGGATCGCCGGATGA
- a CDS encoding acyl-CoA dehydrogenase family protein, with amino-acid sequence MSATRSPWMNTDLDDFRDMARTFCEKELAPHQDRWMEQKQVDRELWNKAGEVGLLCLSIPEEYGGGGGNFAHEAVLIEEQAACGDSCWGVALHNAIVAHYVLAYGTEQQKLGWLPKLASGEWVGAIAMTEPGTGSDLQNVQTKAVREGDDYVVNGAKTFITNGGQADVVLVVAKTDPAAGAQGISLLVVEAERAGFRRGRILDKVGLKGQDTAELFFDDVRVPVGNLLGGTEGQGFVQLMQQLPQERLLIGITSVAAMEMAVRETVRYTKDRSAFGREVFSFQNTRFTLAEAATEARVCRVFLDDCITKHLAGELDIPTVAMLKWWTSERAMRVIDECVQLHGGYGYMSEYRIARAWTDQRVQKIYGGTNEIMKEIISRTL; translated from the coding sequence ATGAGCGCCACCCGATCCCCGTGGATGAACACCGACCTCGACGACTTCCGCGACATGGCCCGCACGTTCTGCGAGAAGGAGCTGGCTCCCCACCAGGACCGCTGGATGGAGCAGAAGCAGGTCGACCGGGAGTTGTGGAACAAGGCGGGGGAGGTCGGCCTGCTGTGCCTGTCGATCCCCGAGGAGTACGGCGGCGGCGGCGGCAACTTCGCGCACGAGGCCGTGCTGATCGAGGAGCAGGCCGCCTGCGGGGACAGCTGCTGGGGAGTGGCCCTGCACAACGCGATCGTGGCGCACTACGTGCTCGCCTACGGGACCGAGCAGCAGAAGCTGGGCTGGCTTCCGAAGCTGGCCAGCGGGGAGTGGGTCGGCGCCATCGCGATGACCGAGCCCGGCACCGGATCCGATCTCCAGAACGTGCAGACGAAAGCGGTTCGTGAGGGCGACGACTACGTGGTGAACGGCGCGAAGACGTTCATCACCAACGGTGGCCAGGCCGACGTGGTCCTCGTGGTGGCCAAGACCGACCCCGCGGCGGGTGCGCAGGGTATCTCGTTGCTCGTCGTGGAGGCCGAGCGCGCGGGCTTCCGCCGCGGGCGGATCCTGGACAAGGTCGGGCTCAAGGGCCAGGACACCGCCGAGCTGTTCTTCGACGACGTCCGCGTCCCGGTCGGGAACCTGCTGGGCGGTACCGAGGGCCAGGGCTTCGTCCAGCTGATGCAGCAGCTTCCCCAGGAGCGGCTGCTCATCGGGATCACCTCGGTGGCCGCGATGGAGATGGCCGTGCGGGAGACCGTCCGCTACACCAAGGATCGCTCGGCGTTCGGCCGTGAGGTCTTCTCGTTCCAGAACACCCGCTTCACCCTGGCCGAGGCCGCGACGGAGGCCCGGGTGTGCCGGGTGTTCCTCGACGACTGCATCACCAAGCACCTCGCCGGGGAGCTCGACATCCCGACGGTCGCGATGCTCAAGTGGTGGACCAGCGAGCGTGCGATGCGCGTGATCGACGAATGTGTACAGCTGCACGGCGGCTACGGCTACATGAGCGAGTACCGGATCGCCCGTGCGTGGACCGACCAGCGGGTGCAGAAGATCTACGGCGGGACCAACGAGATCATGAAGGAGATCATCTCGCGCACGCTCTGA
- a CDS encoding SRPBCC family protein: MRIEADETRSFAIPAERVWPLVSVVHGYLDCIPEVIAYETDSADLTAAFDARLKVGPVQWKIPGSAAVTPVVPGREVAVQLTAPKLVLGYAGTLTLTDVGSGAVRVGYRGAITCEHGMIARLHFLLRQILVDHVDLVLDGIVGQAERSYQAEQALLGRSGAPHRRS; the protein is encoded by the coding sequence ATGCGCATTGAGGCCGACGAGACGCGGTCGTTCGCCATCCCGGCGGAGCGGGTCTGGCCGCTGGTGAGCGTCGTGCACGGGTACCTCGACTGCATCCCCGAGGTCATCGCCTACGAGACCGACTCCGCGGACCTCACCGCCGCCTTCGACGCGCGGCTCAAGGTCGGTCCGGTGCAGTGGAAGATCCCCGGCAGCGCCGCGGTCACCCCCGTGGTCCCGGGACGGGAGGTGGCCGTGCAGCTCACCGCGCCGAAGCTGGTTCTCGGCTACGCGGGAACGCTCACCCTGACCGACGTCGGCTCCGGCGCCGTGCGCGTCGGCTACCGGGGCGCGATCACCTGCGAGCACGGCATGATCGCCCGCCTGCACTTCCTGCTCCGGCAGATCCTCGTCGACCACGTCGACCTCGTCCTGGACGGCATCGTGGGGCAGGCCGAACGCTCCTACCAGGCGGAGCAGGCACTGCTCGGGCGCTCCGGTGCGCCGCACCGGCGCTCCTGA
- a CDS encoding cytochrome P450: MVPQMVRAARERLSTVLLAPLPASVDAAVLRGAVRGRPVDLATAPPGLAAVPGHQGLPVLGRTLEYIRYGSDFTRARHARYGPVSWTGFLGERVVMAAGPEATRAVLANADKAYSQDGWRYLIDRFFGRGLMLLDFDEHRAHRRVMQHAFTADRLAGYVDQTVPCVRDTVPTWPTDRSVRIYPELKRLTLDVATRVFMDERTGPETERINRAFVDCVRAASALVKWDVPGTRWRAGLRGRAVLESYFAENLPGKRAQPGHDLFSALCQARTPDGEAFSDADVINHMIFLMMAAHDTSTITSAAAAYYLAANPQWQERAREESLALGDAPLDMAALRTLRTLDLVVKESLRLVAPVPVVMRRTVTDTALLGHHIPRGTLVLVAGAVNHFDPGCWTDPDTFDPDRFAEPRNEDRSHRDAWIPFGGGVHKCIGMAFGTLEVTAILHEMLRTHRWSVEPGYRPRWDNTSLPVPADGLPVRLTRLTA; this comes from the coding sequence ATGGTCCCGCAGATGGTCCGGGCGGCTCGCGAGCGGCTGTCCACGGTGTTGCTGGCGCCGCTGCCGGCTTCCGTCGATGCCGCAGTGCTGCGCGGTGCGGTCCGCGGTCGCCCGGTCGATCTCGCCACCGCGCCGCCCGGCCTGGCGGCCGTTCCGGGTCACCAGGGTCTGCCGGTGCTCGGGCGCACGCTCGAGTACATCCGGTACGGCAGTGACTTCACCCGTGCCCGGCACGCCCGTTACGGGCCGGTGTCCTGGACCGGTTTCCTAGGCGAGCGCGTGGTGATGGCCGCCGGCCCGGAAGCCACCCGTGCGGTGCTGGCCAACGCGGACAAGGCCTACTCGCAGGACGGGTGGCGCTACCTGATCGACCGGTTCTTCGGGCGTGGACTGATGCTGCTCGACTTCGACGAGCACCGCGCGCACCGCCGCGTCATGCAGCATGCCTTCACGGCCGACCGGCTCGCCGGCTACGTCGACCAGACGGTTCCGTGCGTCCGCGACACCGTTCCGACCTGGCCCACCGACCGATCCGTCCGGATCTACCCCGAGCTCAAGCGTCTGACTCTCGACGTCGCGACCAGGGTCTTCATGGACGAGCGCACGGGGCCGGAGACCGAGCGGATCAACCGAGCGTTCGTCGACTGCGTGCGCGCGGCGAGCGCTCTGGTGAAGTGGGACGTGCCCGGCACCCGTTGGCGCGCGGGGTTGCGTGGCCGGGCGGTCCTGGAGAGCTACTTCGCGGAGAACCTGCCGGGCAAACGCGCGCAACCGGGCCACGATCTGTTCTCGGCGTTGTGCCAGGCCCGTACACCGGACGGGGAGGCCTTCAGCGACGCCGACGTCATCAACCACATGATCTTCCTGATGATGGCGGCGCACGACACCTCCACCATCACCAGCGCCGCGGCGGCCTACTACCTCGCGGCGAACCCGCAGTGGCAGGAACGGGCGCGCGAGGAGTCACTCGCCCTGGGTGATGCGCCCCTGGACATGGCCGCCCTGCGCACCCTGCGCACGCTCGATCTGGTGGTCAAGGAGTCGCTGCGGCTCGTCGCGCCGGTCCCGGTCGTCATGCGCCGCACGGTCACCGACACCGCCCTGCTGGGCCACCACATCCCCCGGGGCACGCTGGTTCTGGTCGCCGGAGCGGTGAATCACTTCGACCCCGGCTGTTGGACCGACCCCGACACCTTCGACCCGGACAGGTTCGCCGAGCCCCGCAACGAGGACAGGTCGCATCGCGACGCCTGGATCCCGTTCGGGGGTGGCGTGCACAAGTGCATCGGGATGGCGTTCGGCACACTGGAGGTCACCGCGATCCTGCACGAGATGTTGCGGACGCATCGGTGGAGCGTCGAGCCCGGGTACCGGCCCCGCTGGGACAACACCTCGCTGCCCGTCCCGGCCGACGGGCTCCCGGTGCGCCTGACCCGGCTCACCGCGTGA
- a CDS encoding cytochrome P450, giving the protein MIAQGLAGADPDAEQTLMEVLLTDHGAPGPYAGYRRLRERAPRLRTAAGLLVLSGYRDCEAALRNRALGKMDESLGFQLAAVPEDLRRQALRRFRRTMLFRNPPDHTRLRRLVSSVFTPRHVEALRPAVVRRIDALLDGFAGRDVLDVVTELALPLPVGVIGDLLGVPDIDLAVAAPWVRHLVAPLEPSADVAAVEAAVHAEDQLAAYVGDLLAEKRRRPGDDLLSRLATARGEDQLDDDECVGTAILLFAAGFETTTNLIGNGLAALLGAPVQAALLRERPGLAGHAVEEMLRFDAPVQTDGRTALVDTAVADVEVGAGQVVLMLLGAGNRDPEVYTDPDSLHITRRQAAPLSFGGGLHFCLGAPLARLEAVELFPRLLARFPELATAGTATWRPGLSFRGLARLPVAPGRPA; this is encoded by the coding sequence GTGATCGCACAGGGGCTCGCGGGGGCCGACCCGGACGCGGAGCAGACGCTGATGGAGGTGCTGCTGACCGACCACGGGGCCCCCGGCCCGTACGCCGGGTACCGGCGCCTGCGCGAACGGGCACCGCGGCTGCGGACCGCCGCCGGTCTGCTCGTGCTCAGCGGGTACCGCGACTGCGAGGCGGCGCTACGCAACCGGGCGCTGGGCAAGATGGACGAGTCGCTGGGCTTCCAACTCGCCGCCGTGCCCGAGGACCTGCGTCGGCAGGCTCTGCGCCGGTTCCGTCGCACCATGCTGTTCCGCAACCCGCCCGACCACACCCGGCTGCGGCGGCTGGTGTCGTCGGTGTTCACCCCTCGGCACGTCGAGGCGCTGCGCCCGGCGGTGGTGCGGCGGATCGACGCGCTGCTCGACGGGTTCGCCGGGCGTGACGTCCTCGACGTCGTCACCGAGCTGGCCCTGCCGTTGCCGGTCGGGGTGATCGGCGACCTGCTGGGTGTCCCGGACATCGACCTCGCGGTCGCCGCGCCGTGGGTGCGGCACCTGGTGGCCCCGCTGGAGCCCAGCGCCGACGTCGCTGCGGTGGAGGCCGCGGTGCACGCCGAGGACCAGCTCGCGGCCTACGTCGGCGACCTGCTCGCCGAGAAGCGACGACGCCCTGGCGACGACCTGCTCAGCCGGCTCGCCACCGCGCGCGGCGAGGACCAACTCGACGACGACGAGTGCGTCGGCACCGCGATCCTGCTGTTCGCGGCGGGCTTCGAGACCACGACCAACCTGATCGGCAACGGCCTGGCGGCGTTGCTCGGGGCGCCGGTGCAGGCCGCCCTGCTGCGTGAGCGTCCCGGCCTGGCCGGGCACGCCGTGGAGGAGATGCTGCGGTTCGACGCCCCGGTGCAGACCGACGGCCGGACGGCACTGGTCGACACCGCGGTCGCAGACGTCGAGGTCGGGGCAGGCCAGGTCGTCCTGATGCTGCTCGGCGCCGGCAACCGTGACCCGGAGGTCTACACCGATCCGGACTCCCTGCACATCACCCGCCGTCAGGCCGCGCCCCTTTCCTTCGGCGGCGGCCTGCACTTCTGCCTGGGGGCACCGCTGGCCCGGTTGGAGGCGGTCGAGCTTTTCCCCCGCCTGCTGGCCCGGTTCCCCGAGCTGGCCACCGCAGGCACGGCGACCTGGCGTCCCGGCCTGTCGTTCCGCGGCCTCGCCCGCCTTCCCGTCGCGCCGGGCCGTCCGGCCTGA
- a CDS encoding TetR/AcrR family transcriptional regulator: protein MVARSLAERTHRLMRDEALDVAAHLLVAGGWRGLRLQDVADRVGVSRQTLYNEFSSKQGLAGALVLRLTEQFLDSVEVALGGERDLYTAWVAAVRMTVRRAGDDPLLRAILTGHGSEELLPLLTTQSEPVVQVARDRASTFLLQRWPELDPRDVTTASEVATRLAISHVVTPLHDASTVAEQIATVVTRFLGQDPEPGPAA from the coding sequence ATGGTCGCCCGTTCCCTCGCCGAGCGGACCCATCGACTCATGCGCGATGAGGCCCTCGACGTCGCCGCCCACCTCCTCGTCGCGGGTGGGTGGCGGGGCCTGCGGCTGCAGGACGTCGCCGACCGGGTCGGGGTAAGCCGGCAGACCCTCTACAACGAGTTCTCCAGCAAGCAGGGCCTGGCCGGAGCCCTGGTCCTCCGACTCACCGAGCAGTTCCTCGACAGTGTGGAGGTGGCGCTCGGCGGCGAGCGGGATCTCTACACGGCCTGGGTCGCGGCCGTACGGATGACGGTCCGGCGTGCCGGCGACGATCCCCTGCTCCGCGCCATCCTGACCGGCCACGGCAGCGAGGAGCTCCTCCCCCTGCTCACCACGCAGAGCGAGCCGGTCGTGCAGGTGGCGCGCGACCGGGCGAGCACCTTCCTGCTGCAACGCTGGCCCGAACTGGACCCGCGCGACGTCACCACCGCGTCCGAGGTGGCCACCCGGCTCGCCATCAGCCACGTCGTGACCCCCCTGCACGACGCGTCGACGGTGGCCGAGCAGATCGCGACCGTGGTGACACGCTTCCTCGGCCAGGATCCGGAGCCCGGCCCGGCCGCGTGA
- a CDS encoding ABC1 kinase family protein, whose translation MATRDRVRLVARVLAGLVAGEVAGSVGIRRGGRGNVDGSRRRARAVRAALEDLGPLYIKVGQMLSTRPDLCPPAMIEEFQNLHEQVTVRPFADFEPVLEANLGPAWREMFAEIKQDRPLGAASLAQVYKATLRNGEDVVLKIQRPAVREAMQDDMVVLQRAVRMVAKRTARFNEVIDMEAILDVIFTAMRPELDFRIEAENMELGRPTVARFDRLRIPEVVHDTPQVLVQTVASGGSIRDVNRDRFADDERDEIGRQLLAWSYRSFFVDRVFHADPHPGNVFVQPGSPAYIIDWGMVGKVDTRTSVALALLLLNMALNDGAGFARSWLELGRATTWADLPGFASDVTRYLPTVGGASMDNLNLGVSLTNVLRFATARGVATSPMIALITKSFANIDGCVRYLAPHLSMVDVFQDELNDILFAMTRDYLSPNLAIRTGVETLLAATEVPHAARTFLADVVDKDLTFRIGDAHRRGSLQEDRADMRARRRDRALLMAAVGGAWALGRGRR comes from the coding sequence ATGGCCACCCGCGACCGCGTCCGCCTGGTGGCGCGGGTGCTCGCCGGGCTCGTGGCGGGCGAGGTGGCCGGCTCGGTCGGCATCCGGCGCGGCGGCAGGGGCAACGTCGACGGCTCGCGGCGCCGCGCGCGGGCCGTGCGGGCCGCGCTGGAGGACCTCGGGCCGCTTTACATCAAGGTCGGCCAGATGCTCTCGACCCGGCCCGACCTCTGCCCGCCGGCCATGATCGAGGAGTTCCAGAACCTGCACGAGCAGGTCACCGTGCGGCCCTTCGCCGACTTCGAGCCGGTCCTCGAGGCCAACCTCGGCCCCGCCTGGCGCGAGATGTTCGCCGAGATCAAGCAGGACCGGCCGCTCGGCGCGGCCTCCCTCGCGCAGGTGTACAAGGCCACGCTGCGCAACGGGGAGGACGTGGTCCTCAAGATCCAGCGGCCCGCCGTCCGCGAGGCGATGCAGGACGACATGGTCGTGCTGCAGCGCGCCGTGCGGATGGTGGCCAAGCGCACCGCGCGGTTCAACGAGGTGATCGACATGGAGGCCATCCTCGACGTCATCTTCACCGCGATGCGCCCGGAGCTGGACTTCCGGATCGAGGCCGAGAACATGGAGCTCGGGCGACCGACCGTGGCGCGGTTCGACCGCCTCCGCATCCCCGAGGTCGTGCACGACACCCCGCAGGTGCTGGTGCAGACGGTGGCCTCGGGCGGGTCCATCCGCGACGTCAACCGCGACCGGTTCGCCGACGACGAGCGCGACGAGATCGGCCGCCAGCTGCTGGCGTGGTCCTACCGCAGCTTCTTCGTCGACCGCGTGTTCCACGCCGACCCCCATCCCGGCAACGTCTTCGTCCAGCCCGGCTCCCCGGCCTACATCATCGACTGGGGCATGGTCGGCAAGGTCGACACCCGCACGTCGGTCGCGCTGGCGCTGCTGCTGCTCAACATGGCGCTCAACGACGGCGCCGGGTTCGCCCGCTCCTGGCTCGAGCTCGGCCGCGCGACCACGTGGGCCGACCTGCCCGGCTTCGCCAGCGACGTCACCCGCTACCTCCCCACCGTTGGCGGGGCGTCGATGGACAACCTCAACCTCGGCGTCTCCCTGACCAACGTGCTTCGGTTCGCGACCGCCCGCGGCGTGGCGACCAGCCCGATGATCGCCCTGATCACCAAGTCGTTCGCCAACATCGACGGCTGCGTGCGCTACCTCGCGCCGCACCTGTCCATGGTCGACGTGTTCCAGGACGAGCTCAACGACATCCTGTTCGCGATGACGCGCGACTACCTGTCGCCGAACCTGGCGATCCGTACCGGGGTCGAGACCCTGCTCGCGGCGACCGAGGTCCCGCACGCCGCCCGCACGTTCCTCGCCGATGTCGTCGACAAGGACCTGACGTTCCGGATCGGCGACGCGCACCGCCGGGGCTCGCTGCAGGAGGACCGCGCCGACATGCGGGCCCGCCGCCGTGACCGGGCCCTCCTCATGGCGGCGGTCGGCGGGGCATGGGCGCTGGGCCGCGGCAGGCGTTGA
- a CDS encoding MlaE family ABC transporter permease, producing MTAAGRFPGSTALQEIGQLLALAREVGRALFRPPFQTKEFIQQSWFVASVTMLPAALVSIPFGAVIALQLASLTEQLGAQSFTGSAGVLAIVQQAAPVVTALLIAGAGGSAICADLGARTIREEIAAMEVLGISPIQRLVVPRVLAAMLVAVVLSAMVSVVGVLGGYFFNVVLQGGTPGAYIASFSALSQLSDIAIGEIKAALFGLIAGIVASYRGLNTPPGPRGVGDAVNQSVVISFLLLFLFNLILTAIYLQVVPPKGS from the coding sequence GTGACCGCAGCAGGTCGATTCCCTGGTAGCACAGCCCTGCAGGAGATCGGGCAGCTCCTGGCGCTCGCGCGGGAGGTCGGCCGTGCCCTGTTCCGCCCCCCGTTCCAGACCAAGGAGTTCATCCAGCAGTCGTGGTTCGTCGCGAGCGTGACGATGTTGCCGGCCGCGCTGGTGTCCATCCCGTTCGGTGCGGTGATCGCCCTGCAGTTGGCGTCGCTGACAGAGCAGCTGGGTGCACAGTCGTTCACCGGGTCGGCGGGCGTGCTGGCGATCGTCCAGCAGGCGGCGCCGGTCGTCACCGCGCTGCTGATCGCGGGGGCGGGCGGCTCGGCGATCTGCGCCGATCTCGGCGCCCGCACCATCCGCGAGGAGATCGCCGCGATGGAGGTGCTCGGCATCTCCCCCATCCAGCGGCTCGTCGTCCCCAGGGTGCTGGCCGCGATGCTGGTCGCGGTCGTGCTCTCCGCGATGGTCAGCGTCGTGGGCGTGTTGGGCGGCTACTTCTTCAACGTGGTGCTGCAGGGCGGCACGCCCGGGGCGTACATCGCGTCGTTCTCCGCGCTCTCGCAGCTCTCCGACATCGCGATCGGCGAGATCAAGGCGGCACTCTTCGGGCTGATCGCCGGGATCGTCGCCAGCTACCGGGGCCTGAACACCCCGCCGGGCCCACGTGGCGTCGGGGACGCGGTCAACCAGTCGGTGGTCATCTCCTTCCTCCTGCTGTTCCTGTTCAACCTCATCCTCACGGCGATCTATCTGCAGGTCGTCCCGCCCAAGGGATCGTGA
- a CDS encoding PH domain-containing protein — protein sequence MSEAVAGVRWPAEWPKRSMIGLVLRSGCVLGFGALLLWTGVVSIGRDDVGSVIGSVLVLAGVALVGSAVIGIVAAAAHRPRRLTVVRGRSERFDENGVAVPGARGVAVASAVTAGAVALTAGALLLAPGPAWVVACLGLLGVAWPVAAAVRRLHGVEELVVVPAGLEYRSPSGSVAVEWDAVVSIVARAPYRGRLIGVVTSAPAMRRRGTDGPWSAEEVPTWNGGLPLPVDRLDADPLLVLDLLDRARTDPALRARLGSDVDPRSAVR from the coding sequence ATGTCCGAAGCCGTGGCCGGGGTGCGCTGGCCCGCGGAGTGGCCGAAGCGGTCGATGATCGGGCTCGTCCTGCGCTCGGGGTGCGTCCTCGGATTCGGTGCGCTGCTGCTCTGGACGGGCGTGGTGAGCATCGGTCGCGACGACGTCGGGTCCGTGATCGGGTCGGTGCTCGTGCTCGCCGGGGTGGCGCTCGTCGGCTCCGCGGTGATCGGGATCGTCGCCGCGGCGGCGCACCGCCCGCGGCGGCTGACCGTGGTTCGGGGGCGCTCCGAGCGTTTCGACGAGAACGGCGTCGCCGTGCCCGGGGCCCGTGGCGTCGCCGTCGCCTCGGCCGTCACGGCGGGAGCGGTCGCCCTCACCGCCGGGGCTCTGCTCTTGGCGCCCGGCCCGGCGTGGGTCGTGGCATGCCTCGGGCTGCTCGGCGTCGCCTGGCCGGTCGCGGCGGCGGTCCGCCGGCTGCACGGCGTCGAGGAGCTCGTCGTCGTCCCGGCCGGGCTCGAGTACCGCTCGCCGTCCGGATCGGTGGCTGTGGAGTGGGACGCCGTCGTCTCGATCGTGGCCCGGGCGCCGTACCGCGGACGCCTGATCGGGGTGGTGACGAGCGCGCCCGCGATGCGCAGACGGGGGACGGACGGGCCGTGGTCGGCCGAGGAGGTCCCGACCTGGAACGGCGGGCTGCCGCTGCCGGTCGACCGGCTCGACGCCGACCCGTTGCTGGTTCTCGACCTGCTCGACCGTGCCCGTACGGACCCGGCTCTGCGCGCCCGGCTCGGCTCGGACGTCGACCCGCGCTCCGCGGTGCGCTGA